A genomic region of Raphanus sativus cultivar WK10039 chromosome 6, ASM80110v3, whole genome shotgun sequence contains the following coding sequences:
- the LOC108805653 gene encoding translationally-controlled tumor protein homolog codes for MLVYTDLLTGDELLSDSFPYKEIENGILWEVEGKWTTQGSVEVNIGANPSAEEGGEDEGVDDTVQKVVDIVDTFRLQEQPTYDKKGFIAYIKKYIKLLTPKLNEEQQAEFKKGIEGATKYLLPKLKDFQFFVGESMHDDSTVVFAYYKEGATNPTFLYFGHGLKEVKC; via the exons ATGTTGGTGTACACTGATCTTCTCACCG GTGATGAGCTTCTGTCTGACTCTTTCCCTTACAAGGAGATTGAGAATGGTATTCTCTGGGAAGTCGAAGGAAAG TGGACAACCCAGGGATCTGTAGAGGTTAACATTGGTGCCAACCCCTCTGCCGAAGAAGGTGGTGAGGACGAGGGTGTTGACGACACTGTTCAGAAGGTCGTTGACATTGTCGACACCTTCAGGCTCCAGGAGCAACCTACCTACGACAAGAAGGGGTTCATCGCCTATATCAAGAAGTACATCAAGCTTTTGACCCCCAAGCTCAACGAGGAACAGCAAGCTGAGTTCAAGAAGGGTATTGAGGGAGCTACCAAGTACTTGCTCCCCAAGCTCAAGGACTTCCAGTT CTTTGTTGGGGAGAGCATGCACGATGACAGCACTGTGGTCTTTGCTTACTACAAGGAGGGTGCTACTAACCCTACATTTTTGTACTTCGGACATGGTTTGAAGGAGGTCAAGTGCTGA
- the LOC108807664 gene encoding pentatricopeptide repeat-containing protein At3g16010-like isoform X3, which yields MENFKKRRNLKGLFDYVRRVDDRFVCSVLDMDADIIAKITFFRSACRRGNFQLNDSTYVAFQHCLEEEARNLDDNSDAAQSVYTSLFGVYCKLGMFEKAFDLLEEVKMKQFTFSTFAVLILEFVRVGNLEEAYDLYVNIRRDWLRCPRLVLLHKLINILRKIDRVEVLTKVPLVWKYSNGYDALIEALFESNAPDSEVMYLFDQMKADGTVSPTKYTYSVLIDGFCKRNRVDKALLLLEEMDEGGLPPFPKVYCTFITTLGKANDEVSKEDIENLANVMIKHFGKHGKLKEAVVVYLLRDHARSGLSVNALVSGMVKAGMINEANLLLRRMEEIGFILNGFAREGVPKLAIDMFEAMKQSGIKPDGVTYNTLLGCFLHARMFDEAARVTREMKDEGFAITDSSILEADHGNVDQNLLQSRFQDSIITKIDDMGSRINEHDLKAEIGVQGSDDEPETPAGSP from the exons ATGGAAAACTTCAAAAAGAGGAGAAACTTGAAAGGCTTGTTTGATTATGTACGTAGAGTGGACGATCGCTTTGTTTGCTCAGTTCTTGACATGGACGCTGACATAATCGCCAAGATTACGTTTTTCCGTTCTGCTTGTAGAAGAGGAAACTTTCAACTTAACGACTCCACCTACGTGGCCTTTCAACATTGCCTTGAAGAAGAGGCTAGGAACCTTGATGATAATTCTGATGCCGCACAGAGTGTATACACCTCGCTGTTTGGAGTATACTGTAAGCTAGGTATGTTTGAGAAAGCTTTTGATCTTCTCGAGGAGGTTAAGATGAAACAGTTTACTTTCTCTACTTTTGCGGTACTGATACTTGAATTTGTCAGAGTGGGGAACTTAGAAGAAGCATATGATTTGTATGTGAACATTCGTAGAGATTGGTTGAGGTGTCCTCGTCTTGTCTTGTTACACAAGTTGATTAACATTTTGAGGAAAATAGATAGAGTTGAGGTGTTAACAAAGGTACCGCTAGTGTGGAAGTACAGTAATGGGTACGATGCTCTGATTGAGGCTCTATTTGAGTCCAATGCACCTGATTCAGAGGTGATGTATCTGTTTGATCAGATGAAGGCAGACGGTACTGTTTCCCCTACTAAATACACTTACTCAGTCCTTATAGATGGCTTTTGTAAAAGAAACAGAGTGGACAAGGCTCTGTTGCTTCTTGAGGAGATGGATGAGGGAGGTCTCCCTCCTTTTCCGAAAGTGTATTGCACCTTCATAACCACTCTTGGAAAGGCAAATGATGAGGTGTCTAAGGAAGATATAGAGAATCTCGCAAATGTCATGATCAAACATTTTGGGAAACATGGAAAGCTCAAGGAAGCTGTTGTTGTGTATCTTCTCAGGGACCATGCAAGAAGTGGTCTTAGTGTCAATGCGCTTGTGTCAGGAATGGTGAAGGCTGGTATGATTAATGAAGCTAATTTGTTGCTTAGAAGGATGGAAGAAATTGGCTTCATCCTCAACGGCTTTGCTAGAGAAGGTGTGCCAAAGCTGGCTATTGATATGTTTGAAGCTATGAAGCAATCTGGGATTAAGCCTGATGGTGTCACTTATAATACTCTTCTTGGATGTTTCCTACACGCTAGAATGTTTGATGAGGCTGCAAGAGTTACCAGAGAGATGAAAGATGAAGGTTTTGCCATCACTGACTCATCAATACTTGAAGCTGATCATGGCAATGTGGATCAAAATCTGTTG CAGTCCAGGTTCCAGGACTCCATCATCACGAAGA TAGATGACATGGGAAGCAGGATCAATGAGCATGACCTAAAAGCTGAGATTGGTGTGCAAGGCTCAGACGATGAGCCTGAGACACCCGCTGGTTCCCCCTAA
- the LOC108806047 gene encoding pentatricopeptide repeat-containing protein At3g16610, translated as MYLSLLDSCIRSQNLILGQIIHQHLLKRSLTLTSPTVLVKLTRLYASCNEVKLARHAFDEIPHPRTNPIPWDVMIRSYASNDHPEKALDLFYEMLSYGVRATKYTYPFALKACAGLRAVEDGKMIHTHAKGSGFSADLYVCTALVDFYAKCGELDMAFQVFDEMRERDVVAWNAMVSGFSLHCGLADVVSLFKDMRRRDGLRPNLSTIVGMFPALGRSGGALREGKSVHAYCVRMGFSDDVVFKTGILDVYSKSKCFVYARRVFDSGCLKNEVTWSAMIGGYIENEMMMEAGGLFLQMLDDRDVGLVTPVAIGLILMGCARFGDVNGGRCVHCYAVKAGFISDLTVVNTVISFYARYGSLCDAFRQFSEIGLKDVVSYNSLISGCVENCCAEESLSLFHDMKCSGVRPDITTLLAVLSACSHLAALRHGFSCHGYCVVHGYAVNTTICNALMDMYTKCGKLDVAKRVFDTMHKRDTVSWNTMMFGFGNHGLGKEALSLFDSMQDTCVNPDDVTFLALLSACSHSGLVDEGRQVFNSLTCGGFNVTPRIDHYNCMADLLARGGYLDEAYDLVNKMPFEPDINVLGTLLSSCLTYKNVELGDKVSTKMHSLGGTTGSFTLLSNTYSAVERWEDAEDIRKKQKKTGLHKVPGYSWVDV; from the coding sequence ATGTATCTAAGCCTTCTCGACTCATGTATTCGATCACAGAATCTAATCCTAGGCCAAATCATTCACCAGCACCTTCTCAAACGCTCCCTCACGCTCACTTCCCCTACTGTGCTCGTCAAACTAACGCGCCTCTACGCCTCATGCAACGAAGTGAAACTCGCACGCCACGCGTTCGACGAAATTCCTCACCCAAGAACCAACCCTATCCCGTGGGACGTGATGATCAGATCCTACGCGTCGAACGATCACCCGGAAAAGGCGTTGGATTTGTTTTACGAGATGCTGAGTTACGGCGTTAGAGCCACCAAGTATACGTACCCTTTTGCCCTGAAGGCGTGTGCTGGTCTGCGAGCGGTTGAAGATGGTAAGATGATACATACCCATGCGAAAGGTAGTGGCTTTAGTGCTGATTTGTATGTGTGTACTGCGCTGGTTGATTTCTATGCTAAATGTGGGGAACTCGATATGGCATTCCaggtgttcgacgaaatgcgGGAGAGAGATGTTGTTGCTTGGAACGCTATGGTTTCTGGGTTTTCATTACATTGCGGGTTAGCTGATGTCGTTTCATTGTTTAAGGATATGCGTAGGAGAGATGGGCTGAGGCCTAATCTATCCACCATCGTTGGGATGTTTCCTGCGTTAGGAAGGTCTGGTGGTGCTTTGAGGGAAGGGAAGTCAGTTCATGCGTACTGTGTACGAATGGGTTTTAGTGATGATGTTGTTTTCAAGACGGGGATCTTGGATGTATATTCGAAAAGCAAGTGCTTTGTCTATGCGAGGAGAGTTTTTGATTCAGGATGTTTGAAGAATGAGGTAACATGGAGTGCTATGATTGGAGGCTACATAGAAAATGAGATGATGATGGAAGCTGGAGGATTGTTTCTGCAGATGTTGGATGATAGAGATGTGGGACTTGTGACGCCGGTGGCCATTGGGCTTATTCTGATGGGTTGTGCGAGGTTTGGAGATGTGAATGGAGGGAGATGCGTGCATTGTTACGCGGTTAAAGCAGGGTTCATCTCGGACCTGACCGTTGTTAACACTGTGATTTCGTTTTACGCCAGGTATGGAAGCTTATGTGATGCGTTTAGGCAGTTTAGTGAGATTGGCTTGAAAGATGTTGTTTCATATAATTCTCTAATCTCTGGCTGTGTGGAGAACTGTTGCGCAGAAGAGAGTTTGAGTCTGTTTCATGATATGAAATGTTCTGGAGTTCGTCCAGATATAACAACGTTGCTTGCTGTTTTGAGCGCTTGCTCGCACTTGGCTGCTTTGAGACACGGTTTCAGCTGTCACGGGTATTGCGTTGTTCATGGCTATGCTGTTAATACAACCATTTGTAACGCATTGATGGATATGTACACAAAGTGCGGGAAACTTGATGTCGCCAAGAGAGTTTTCGACACGATGCATAAGCGGGATACAGTTTCGTGGAACACAATGATGTTTGGATTTGGAAATCATGGCCTTGGCAAAGAAGCTCTTTCTCTGTTCGATAGTATGCAGGACACATGTGTGAACCCAGACGATGTGACTTTTCTTGCTCTTTTGTCTGCTTGTAGCCATTCAGGACTTGTGGATGAAGGGAGACAAGTGTTCAACTCTCTGACTTGCGGAGGTTTTAACGTCACCCCAAGGATAGACCACTATAATTGCATGGCTGATCTCCTAGCTCGTGGCGGATACTTGGATGAAGCTTATGATCTTGTCAACAAGATGCCGTTTGAGCCAGACATTAATGTGTTGGGTACACTTCTCTCTTCTTGTTTGACGTACAAGAATGTGGAGCTGGGGGATAAAGTGTCGACAAAGATGCACAGTCTTGGAGGAACGACAGGAAGCTTTACTCTTCTATCCAACACCTATTCAGCTGTTGAGAGATGGGAAGATGCAGAGGAtataagaaagaaacaaaagaaaacagggCTTCACAAGGTCCCGGGCTATAGCTGGGTTGATGTTTGA
- the LOC108807664 gene encoding pentatricopeptide repeat-containing protein At3g16010-like isoform X2, with product MVYMTSVPSTVAKRFVSRFISRFSTTIPPRYYLSPAEYDAGLKRFGISEQAKRERSVRRLGEPVVRIMENFKKRRNLKGLFDYVRRVDDRFVCSVLDMDADIIAKITFFRSACRRGNFQLNDSTYVAFQHCLEEEARNLDDNSDAAQSVYTSLFGVYCKLGMFEKAFDLLEEVKMKQFTFSTFAVLILEFVRVGNLEEAYDLYVNIRRDWLRCPRLVLLHKLINILRKIDRVEVLTKVPLVWKYSNGYDALIEALFESNAPDSEVMYLFDQMKADGTVSPTKYTYSVLIDGFCKRNRVDKALLLLEEMDEGGLPPFPKVYCTFITTLGKANDEVSKEDIENLANVMIKHFGKHGKLKEAVVVYLLRDHARSGLSVNALVSGMVKAGMINEANLLLRRMEEIGFILNGFAREGVPKLAIDMFEAMKQSGIKPDGVTYNTLLGCFLHARMFDEAARVTREMKDEGFAITDSSILEADHGNVDQNLLSRFQDSIITKIDDMGSRINEHDLKAEIGVQGSDDEPETPAGSP from the exons ATGGTTTACATGACGTCGGTTCCATCCACAGTAGCGAAGAGATTCGTCTCAAGATTCATCTCAAGATTCTCAACTACTATACCACCAAGATATTACCTTTCTCCGGCAG AATACGACGCTGGTCTTAAGAGGTTTGGTATTTCGGAACAGGCTAAAAGGGAGAGGTCAGTGCGGAGGCTGGGTGAGCCCGTTGTCAGGATAATGGAAAACTTCAAAAAGAGGAGAAACTTGAAAGGCTTGTTTGATTATGTACGTAGAGTGGACGATCGCTTTGTTTGCTCAGTTCTTGACATGGACGCTGACATAATCGCCAAGATTACGTTTTTCCGTTCTGCTTGTAGAAGAGGAAACTTTCAACTTAACGACTCCACCTACGTGGCCTTTCAACATTGCCTTGAAGAAGAGGCTAGGAACCTTGATGATAATTCTGATGCCGCACAGAGTGTATACACCTCGCTGTTTGGAGTATACTGTAAGCTAGGTATGTTTGAGAAAGCTTTTGATCTTCTCGAGGAGGTTAAGATGAAACAGTTTACTTTCTCTACTTTTGCGGTACTGATACTTGAATTTGTCAGAGTGGGGAACTTAGAAGAAGCATATGATTTGTATGTGAACATTCGTAGAGATTGGTTGAGGTGTCCTCGTCTTGTCTTGTTACACAAGTTGATTAACATTTTGAGGAAAATAGATAGAGTTGAGGTGTTAACAAAGGTACCGCTAGTGTGGAAGTACAGTAATGGGTACGATGCTCTGATTGAGGCTCTATTTGAGTCCAATGCACCTGATTCAGAGGTGATGTATCTGTTTGATCAGATGAAGGCAGACGGTACTGTTTCCCCTACTAAATACACTTACTCAGTCCTTATAGATGGCTTTTGTAAAAGAAACAGAGTGGACAAGGCTCTGTTGCTTCTTGAGGAGATGGATGAGGGAGGTCTCCCTCCTTTTCCGAAAGTGTATTGCACCTTCATAACCACTCTTGGAAAGGCAAATGATGAGGTGTCTAAGGAAGATATAGAGAATCTCGCAAATGTCATGATCAAACATTTTGGGAAACATGGAAAGCTCAAGGAAGCTGTTGTTGTGTATCTTCTCAGGGACCATGCAAGAAGTGGTCTTAGTGTCAATGCGCTTGTGTCAGGAATGGTGAAGGCTGGTATGATTAATGAAGCTAATTTGTTGCTTAGAAGGATGGAAGAAATTGGCTTCATCCTCAACGGCTTTGCTAGAGAAGGTGTGCCAAAGCTGGCTATTGATATGTTTGAAGCTATGAAGCAATCTGGGATTAAGCCTGATGGTGTCACTTATAATACTCTTCTTGGATGTTTCCTACACGCTAGAATGTTTGATGAGGCTGCAAGAGTTACCAGAGAGATGAAAGATGAAGGTTTTGCCATCACTGACTCATCAATACTTGAAGCTGATCATGGCAATGTGGATCAAAATCTGTTG TCCAGGTTCCAGGACTCCATCATCACGAAGA TAGATGACATGGGAAGCAGGATCAATGAGCATGACCTAAAAGCTGAGATTGGTGTGCAAGGCTCAGACGATGAGCCTGAGACACCCGCTGGTTCCCCCTAA
- the LOC108807664 gene encoding pentatricopeptide repeat-containing protein At3g16010-like isoform X1: MVYMTSVPSTVAKRFVSRFISRFSTTIPPRYYLSPAEYDAGLKRFGISEQAKRERSVRRLGEPVVRIMENFKKRRNLKGLFDYVRRVDDRFVCSVLDMDADIIAKITFFRSACRRGNFQLNDSTYVAFQHCLEEEARNLDDNSDAAQSVYTSLFGVYCKLGMFEKAFDLLEEVKMKQFTFSTFAVLILEFVRVGNLEEAYDLYVNIRRDWLRCPRLVLLHKLINILRKIDRVEVLTKVPLVWKYSNGYDALIEALFESNAPDSEVMYLFDQMKADGTVSPTKYTYSVLIDGFCKRNRVDKALLLLEEMDEGGLPPFPKVYCTFITTLGKANDEVSKEDIENLANVMIKHFGKHGKLKEAVVVYLLRDHARSGLSVNALVSGMVKAGMINEANLLLRRMEEIGFILNGFAREGVPKLAIDMFEAMKQSGIKPDGVTYNTLLGCFLHARMFDEAARVTREMKDEGFAITDSSILEADHGNVDQNLLQSRFQDSIITKIDDMGSRINEHDLKAEIGVQGSDDEPETPAGSP, translated from the exons ATGGTTTACATGACGTCGGTTCCATCCACAGTAGCGAAGAGATTCGTCTCAAGATTCATCTCAAGATTCTCAACTACTATACCACCAAGATATTACCTTTCTCCGGCAG AATACGACGCTGGTCTTAAGAGGTTTGGTATTTCGGAACAGGCTAAAAGGGAGAGGTCAGTGCGGAGGCTGGGTGAGCCCGTTGTCAGGATAATGGAAAACTTCAAAAAGAGGAGAAACTTGAAAGGCTTGTTTGATTATGTACGTAGAGTGGACGATCGCTTTGTTTGCTCAGTTCTTGACATGGACGCTGACATAATCGCCAAGATTACGTTTTTCCGTTCTGCTTGTAGAAGAGGAAACTTTCAACTTAACGACTCCACCTACGTGGCCTTTCAACATTGCCTTGAAGAAGAGGCTAGGAACCTTGATGATAATTCTGATGCCGCACAGAGTGTATACACCTCGCTGTTTGGAGTATACTGTAAGCTAGGTATGTTTGAGAAAGCTTTTGATCTTCTCGAGGAGGTTAAGATGAAACAGTTTACTTTCTCTACTTTTGCGGTACTGATACTTGAATTTGTCAGAGTGGGGAACTTAGAAGAAGCATATGATTTGTATGTGAACATTCGTAGAGATTGGTTGAGGTGTCCTCGTCTTGTCTTGTTACACAAGTTGATTAACATTTTGAGGAAAATAGATAGAGTTGAGGTGTTAACAAAGGTACCGCTAGTGTGGAAGTACAGTAATGGGTACGATGCTCTGATTGAGGCTCTATTTGAGTCCAATGCACCTGATTCAGAGGTGATGTATCTGTTTGATCAGATGAAGGCAGACGGTACTGTTTCCCCTACTAAATACACTTACTCAGTCCTTATAGATGGCTTTTGTAAAAGAAACAGAGTGGACAAGGCTCTGTTGCTTCTTGAGGAGATGGATGAGGGAGGTCTCCCTCCTTTTCCGAAAGTGTATTGCACCTTCATAACCACTCTTGGAAAGGCAAATGATGAGGTGTCTAAGGAAGATATAGAGAATCTCGCAAATGTCATGATCAAACATTTTGGGAAACATGGAAAGCTCAAGGAAGCTGTTGTTGTGTATCTTCTCAGGGACCATGCAAGAAGTGGTCTTAGTGTCAATGCGCTTGTGTCAGGAATGGTGAAGGCTGGTATGATTAATGAAGCTAATTTGTTGCTTAGAAGGATGGAAGAAATTGGCTTCATCCTCAACGGCTTTGCTAGAGAAGGTGTGCCAAAGCTGGCTATTGATATGTTTGAAGCTATGAAGCAATCTGGGATTAAGCCTGATGGTGTCACTTATAATACTCTTCTTGGATGTTTCCTACACGCTAGAATGTTTGATGAGGCTGCAAGAGTTACCAGAGAGATGAAAGATGAAGGTTTTGCCATCACTGACTCATCAATACTTGAAGCTGATCATGGCAATGTGGATCAAAATCTGTTG CAGTCCAGGTTCCAGGACTCCATCATCACGAAGA TAGATGACATGGGAAGCAGGATCAATGAGCATGACCTAAAAGCTGAGATTGGTGTGCAAGGCTCAGACGATGAGCCTGAGACACCCGCTGGTTCCCCCTAA
- the LOC108810182 gene encoding protein SRC2-like — protein MANLTLELNIYSAKDLENVNLITKMDVYAVASIIGHDFQIHKERTAVDRTGGSEPTWDHAVKFSLDQRLAREGRLTLVVKLVCDRILGSKDVGEVQVPVLELLISSPSFNGDGQGTRMRFVTYQVSTPCGKGKGSLTFSYRFDTMSCNPDVPVSPVQPIRIGTSYSFPSTNYLPASVVYPPWSQSQEYSAPSYPHQPVTGYPPPHHHYDQGIMYPPPPSYHQLQQSQSFHGYPTSSSGYAHGSPPRPRKNKKGVGLGTRALLLGGALGGLLLENLVSDIGFDLQNF, from the coding sequence ATGGCGAATCTTACCTTAGAACTCAACATCTACTCAGCAAAGGATCTTGAAAATGTCAACCTTATCACCAAGATGGACGTATACGCCGTCGCTTCGATCATCGGCCACGATTTCCAGATTCACAAGGAGAGAACAGCCGTCGACAGAACCGGAGGATCCGAGCCTACATGGGATCACGCCGTCAAGTTTTCCCTCGATCAAAGGCTAGCCCGTGAAGGCCGTTTGACCCTCGTCGTCAAATTGGTCTGCGATCGGATCTTGGGCAGCAAAGATGTCGGAGAAGTCCAAGTCCCGGTTCTCGAGCTTCTCATTTCGTCGCCGTCATTTAACGGTGACGGCCAGGGGACGAGGATGAGATTCGTGACGTATCAGGTGAGTACTCCGTGTGGTAAAGGTAAAGGCTCGTTGACTTTCTCGTACCGGTTCGATACGATGTCGTGTAACCCGGATGTACCGGTATCACCGGTTCAACCGATTCGGATTGGTACATCGTATAGTTTCCCGTCGACAAACTATCTTCCGGCGTCTGTTGTATACCCACCGTGGTCTCAGTCGCAAGAGTATTCGGCACCGTCGTACCCGCACCAGCCGGTCACTGGTTATCCGCCGCCGCATCATCACTATGATCAAGGCATTATGTATCCGCCACCGCCTTCGTACCACCAATTACAACAGTCACAGTCGTTTCATGGTTATCCCACGTCGTCTTCCGGATACGCTCACGGTAGTCCTCCGAGGCCGAGGAAAAATAAGAAAGGAGTTGGGCTTGGAACGAGAGCTTTGCTTTTGGGAGGAGCATTGGGTGGGCTTTTACTCGAAAATTTAGTGTCTGATATTGGCTTTGATCTTCAAAACTTTTAA
- the LOC108812990 gene encoding kinesin-like protein KIN-13A, which produces MGGHMQQTNAAAAATALYDAGPANDAGDAVMARWLQSAGLQHLGSPVAASSGNDQRHLPNLLMQGYGAQSAEEKQRLFNLMRNLNFNGESTSESYTPTYQASAAAMPSSEGFFSPELRGDFGAGLMDLHAMDDTELLSEHVITEPFEPSPFMPSVNKEFEEDFNLPAYRQQRQQDAEPLGSLPKSEKENTSVAKIKVVVRKRPLNKKEIARKEEDVVTVSDNSLTVHEPKLKVDLTAYVENHEFCFDAVLDEDVSNDEVYRATIEPIIPIIFQRTKATCFAYGQTGSGKTYTMKPLPIRAVEDLMRLLRQPVYSNQRFKLWLSYFEIYGGKLFDLLSERKKLCMREDGRQQVCIVGLQEYEVSDVQIVKDFIEKGNAERSTGSTGANEESSRSHAILQLVVKKHVEVKETRRKNNDAKELPGKVVGKISFIDLAGSERGADTTDNDRQTRIEGAEINKSLLALKECIRALDNDQLHIPFRGSKLTEVLRDSFVGNSRTVMISCISPSVGSCEHTLNTLRYADRVKSLSKSGNSKKDQTANSMPPVNKEALLASNDVEDIFEPPQEVNVQETGRRIEKESYTTSSTDFRQPTSFREESGIPSISMDKGRSETNNNSFGGSASQRNQFSSYPQETSDREEKVKKVSPPRGKGLREEKQDRPQNLSKRDVRSSDIPTLTNYRQNTSETASRQYETDTSLDENIDALLEEEEALIAAHRKEIEDTMEIVREEMKLLAEVDQPGSMIENYVTQLSFVLSRKAAGLVSLQARLARFQHRLKEQEILSRKRVPPR; this is translated from the exons ATGGGCGGCCATATGCAGCAGACCAACGCTGCTGCGGCCGCGACGGCGCTCTACGATGCGGGACCCGCTAACGACGCTGGAGATGCCGTCATGGCGAGGTGGCTCCAGTCCGCTGGATTGCAGCATCTGGGGTCTCCCGTTGCTGCTTCCTCAGGCAATGATCAGCGTCATCTTCCTAACCTTCTCATGCAG GGTTATGGAGCGCAGAGTGCTGAAGAGAAGCAAAGACTGTTTAATTTAATGAGGAATCTTAATTTTAACGGGGAGTCGACTTCTGAATCCTATACACCAACTTATCAGGCATCAGCAGCAGCTATGCCTTCCTCGGAAGGATTTTTCTCCCCTGAGTTAAGAGGTGATTTTGGTGCTGGGTTGATGGATCTTCATGCAATGGATGATACAGAGCTCTTGTCTGAG CATGTGATTACCGAACCTTTTGAGCCGTCACCTTTCATGCCTAGTGTGAATAAAGAATTTGAAGAAGATTTTAATTTGCCAGCTTATCGTCAACAACGGCAACAAGATGCTGAACCTTTGGGATCATTGCCTAAGAGCGAAAAAGAAAATACCAGTGTAGCCAAGATTAAAGTAGTG GTAAGGAAAAGACCCCTAAATAAGAAAGAAATAGCTAGAAAGGAGGAGGATGTCGTGACCGTGTCTGATAATTCTTTGACTGTCCATGAGCCCAAGCTGAAG GTGGATTTGACAGCTTATGTGGAAAATCATGAGTTTTGCTTTGATGCTGTTCTAGATGAGGATGTTTCAAATGATGAG GTGTATCGGGCCACTATTGAGCCGATAATACCCATTATTTTCCAAAGAACAAAGGCTACATGTTTTGCATATGGTCAAACAG GTAGTGGTAAGACATACACAATGAAACCACTACCCATACGAGCTGTTGAAGATCTAATGAGGTTGTTGCGTCAACCAGTATATAGCAATCAGAGGTTTAAATTGTGGCTCAGCTATTTTGAGATATATGGTGGAAAGCTGTTCGATCTTCTCAGTGAGAGAAA GAAACTTTGCATGCGAGAAGATGGTAGACAACAAGTTTGCATTGTTGGCCTGCAAGAGTATGAAGTTTCAGATGTTCAAATTGTAAAAGACTTCATCGAGAAAGGAAATGCTGAAAGGAGCACTGGGTCTACTGGAGCAAATGAGGAATCTTCTAGATCACATGCTATCTTACAGCTTGTTGTAAAGAAGCATGTTGAGGTAAAAGAAACTAGACGCAAAAACAATGATGCGAAGGAATTGCCTGGGAAAGTTGTTGGGAAGATTTCTTTCATTGACCTTGCTGGCAGTGAAAGAGGTGCAGACACCACAGACAATGACCGCCAGACAAG GATTGAAGGAGCGGAAATCAATAAGAGTCTCTTGGCTCTCAAGGAATGTATACGTGCACTGGACAATGATCAGCTACATATACCATTCCGTGGAAGCAAACTAACTGAAGTGCTCCGTGACTCATTTGTTGGAAACTCAAGAACGGTGATGATCTCTTGCATCTCTCCGAGTGTAGGATCGTGTGAACATACCCTCAATACACTAAGATATGCTGATCG AGTCAAAAGTCTATCGAAAAGTGGGAACAGCAAGAAAGATCAAACTGCCAATTCAATGCCTCCGGTTAACAAGGAAGCTTTGCTGGCTTCAAACGATGTAGAAGATATCTTTGAGCCTCCACAGGAAGTGAATGTACAGGAAACAGGGAGGAGGATCGAGAAGGAAAGCTACACTACTTCGAGTACTGACTTCAGACAACCTACAAGTTTTAGAGAGGAAAGTGGAATCCCATCAATCTCAATGGACAAGGGGAGATCAGAGACGAACAACAATTCTTTTGGTGGCTCAGCTAGCCAGAGAAACCAGTTTTCTTCGTATCCCCAAGAGACTTCAGACCGTGAAGAGAAAGTGAAGAAAGTGTCACCACCTCGTGGGAAAGGGTTGCGTGAAGAAAAGCAAGACAGACCACAAAACTTGTCTAAAAGAGATGTCAGGTCATCGGATATACCTACCTTGACAAACTATAGACAGAACACAAGCGAAACTGCTTCAAGGCAGTATGAAACTGATACTTCGCTTGATGAAAACATTGACGCACTGCTGGAG GAAGAAGAAGCTCTGATAGCAGCACACAGAAAAGAAATAGAGGATACAATGGAGATTGTTCGCGAG GAAATGAAGCTTCTAGCGGAGGTGGACCAACCAGGAAGCATGATAGAAAACTATGTAACGCAACTGAGTTTTGTCTTGTCACGGAAAGCAGCGGGGCTTGTCAGTCTCCAAGCGAGGCTAGCTCGGTTCCAACACCGTCTCAAGGAACAAGAGATACTGAGCCGTAAGAGAGTTCCTCCCCGGTAG